A section of the Candidatus Neomarinimicrobiota bacterium genome encodes:
- a CDS encoding cellulase family glycosylhydrolase — protein MTSFTPHFVHIYLLIILLATLGCTDQDKNNIQQVEDTLTTAQDLIPLMLRGINLGNTLEPDDEGAWNNGPALEYYFDDYKAAGFTCVRVPVRWGTHTLNYPPYTVDPTWMARVEEVVNWGLDRDLYIILNAHHESWLKEDYSDSNVARFEAIWTQISERFQIKSDNLLFEIINEPHGLTAPQVDDLNARILPILRTNNPTRIVIYSGNEWSSLEQMMSAAILDDEFLMAYWHSYDPWSFAGEGQGTWGTPEEVNSLAAMFKQAADWSMANNIPAMISEFGAVQECDYNSRMRHYATYVEEALRNNIPFQVWDDGGWFRIYERENRTWPEVKDILIYSHPHGPTDLSLTSGGPGKLKISWSNRTTDNDRIFIQRRTEEASFEEIAELGGIADEYEDMGLSAGVLYTYRVVTRVDSTTSYYSYPIRGSIQ, from the coding sequence ATGACTTCATTTACGCCCCACTTTGTACATATTTATTTATTGATCATCCTGTTGGCCACATTGGGTTGTACAGATCAGGATAAGAATAATATACAGCAAGTCGAGGATACACTCACCACTGCTCAGGACCTAATCCCCCTCATGCTGCGTGGCATTAACCTGGGAAATACACTTGAACCTGACGACGAGGGAGCTTGGAATAATGGTCCGGCACTGGAGTATTATTTTGATGATTACAAAGCCGCAGGATTCACCTGCGTTCGGGTTCCTGTAAGATGGGGTACCCACACATTGAATTATCCACCTTATACAGTTGATCCCACCTGGATGGCTCGCGTGGAGGAGGTGGTTAACTGGGGACTAGACCGAGACCTCTATATCATTCTCAACGCCCATCATGAGAGTTGGCTCAAGGAAGACTATTCTGATTCGAATGTCGCTCGGTTTGAGGCCATCTGGACCCAAATATCTGAAAGATTCCAGATCAAATCTGACAATCTATTATTTGAAATAATCAATGAACCCCATGGATTGACCGCTCCACAAGTAGATGATTTAAATGCCAGAATATTGCCTATCCTCAGGACAAATAATCCCACCAGGATTGTGATCTATTCGGGGAACGAATGGTCTTCTCTTGAGCAAATGATGTCAGCTGCAATTCTGGATGATGAATTCCTCATGGCCTATTGGCACTCATATGATCCCTGGTCATTTGCTGGTGAGGGGCAGGGGACCTGGGGAACACCAGAGGAAGTCAATTCCCTGGCTGCCATGTTTAAACAGGCCGCTGACTGGTCGATGGCAAACAATATCCCGGCGATGATCAGTGAATTTGGAGCGGTTCAGGAATGCGACTATAATTCCAGAATGCGCCATTATGCTACCTATGTGGAAGAAGCCCTTCGGAATAATATCCCTTTCCAGGTATGGGATGATGGAGGCTGGTTCAGAATTTATGAAAGAGAAAACAGAACCTGGCCTGAAGTAAAAGATATACTTATATACTCACATCCCCATGGTCCCACAGATTTATCCCTGACAAGTGGTGGTCCAGGCAAACTCAAGATCTCCTGGAGCAACCGAACCACAGATAATGACCGAATTTTCATCCAACGTCGCACCGAAGAAGCATCCTTTGAGGAAATTGCTGAATTAGGAGGAATTGCAGATGAATACGAAGATATGGGTCTTTCTGCTGGAGTCCTATATACATACCGGGTCGTGACACGAGTAGACTCAACCACATCCTATTATTCTTATCCAATTCGTGGTAGTATTCAATAA
- a CDS encoding DUF4956 domain-containing protein gives MQLFDLQSLMDMNIRTGDVLLNLLVAFLCGLVIAQTYKMTFGGASYSKSISNSLVVLAMITTVVIIVIGNNLARAFGLVGAMSIIRFRTAVKDPMDIVFIFFSLTIGLAAGVGLAQIAIIGTLSISAVLLVMSKIGYGSHRSDENLLQFAYSGDHNGGEPPYIDVIKTHCRSYTMVNVRSLGSSKQYEISYYVTLRQTSQGNEFVKELSGLEDVDKINLYSDESLSS, from the coding sequence CCTGAACTTGCTGGTAGCATTTTTGTGTGGTTTGGTCATTGCACAGACTTACAAAATGACCTTTGGTGGTGCCTCATACTCCAAGAGTATTTCCAATTCTCTGGTTGTGTTAGCAATGATAACCACAGTCGTCATCATTGTCATCGGCAACAATCTTGCCCGAGCTTTTGGATTGGTTGGTGCCATGTCAATCATCCGTTTCCGCACAGCTGTTAAAGATCCTATGGATATTGTATTTATCTTCTTTTCTCTGACCATAGGATTGGCTGCTGGCGTGGGACTGGCTCAAATCGCCATTATTGGTACCTTGAGCATAAGTGCTGTGCTATTGGTCATGAGTAAGATTGGGTATGGCTCACACAGGAGTGATGAAAATTTGCTACAATTCGCTTATAGCGGTGATCATAATGGGGGAGAACCGCCATATATAGATGTCATCAAGACCCACTGTCGTTCTTACACCATGGTGAATGTTAGATCTCTGGGTAGCAGCAAACAGTATGAAATATCCTATTATGTGACACTCAGACAAACCTCTCAGGGGAACGAGTTTGTCAAGGAACTTTCAGGGCTGGAAGATGTGGATAAAATTAATTTATACTCAGATGAGTCCCTTTCGAGTTAG